Genomic segment of Pantoea alfalfae:
GCACGAGGTTTATATATGCTAAATAATGATAAGCAGGATAAAGCGTTAGCTTTATCTGAGCGCCCCTGGTATCAGCGTAGTGTAGTCGAGATATTTTCTGACCTGCAAAGCTCTCCAGCAGGATTATCGACTGCTGACGCACAGGAACGTCTGCATAAACAGGGGCCAAACGCGCTGCCGCAAAAAGCGGATAAATCAGCGCTGCTCAAATTTATCGCCCATTTTAAAGATGTGCTGATTTATATTCTGCTGGCCGCAGCGGTGATCACCGCGCTTATGGGCCACTGGGTTGATACCTTTGTCATTATCGGCGTGGCCGTTATCAATGCCCTAATCGGCTTTATTCAGGAGAGCAATGCCGAGAAATCGCTGAAAAGCATTCAGAACATGCTCGCCAGTGAAGCGATGCTGGTGCGGGACGGCAAACAGGTCACCGTCGCAACACGCGATATTGTGGTCGGTGACGTGGTGATGTTACGACCCGGCGACAAAATCCCGGCTGACCTGAGACTGTTTGAAGTTAATAACCTGCGGGTTGAAGAGGCGATACTTACCGGCGAATCAACGGTGGTGTCGAAGAAAATCGACACGCTGAGCGGTGAAAAATCGCTGGGGGACCGTCTGAATCTGGCGTTTTCGGGCACCACAGTCAGTTCCGGCACCGCCTCAGGTGTGGTCATCGCCAGTGGGGGTGACACGGAACTGGGCCATATCAACGAAATGATCAGCGGCATAAAAGAGGCTAAAACCCCGCTGCTGGTGCAGATTGACAAACTGGGTAAAGCGATCTTTTTCATCATCCTGCTGATGATGGTCGCTCTGTTTATCTTCGGTTACCTGCTGCGTGACATTCCATTGGGTGAGCTGTCTCTTTCCGTGATCAGCCTGGCGGTTGCGGCCGTGCCGGAAGGTCTTCCCGCTATCATCTCCATCATCCTGTCGCTGGGCGTGCAGTCGATGGCGCGCACTAAAGCGATTATCCGTAAGCTGCCGACTGTCGAAACACTGGGCGCGATGTCCGTGATCTGTTCCGATAAAACCGGCACGCTCACCATGAATGAGATGACGGTGAAAGCCGTAGTGCTGGCGAAGAGCCGCTGGCGCGTCAGCGGAAACAGCTATGAACCCAAAGGGGAGATTGTTGCTGAGCAGGGCGACGCAAGTGGACTCTCTGCGGCCCAGGATCCGCTGTTTCAGCAGTTCCTGCATGCGGTAGACACCTGTAATGAAAGCCAGCTGCGTCAGGAAAGTCAGGGTCACTGGACGATTGTTGGCGGCCCGACTGAAGGCGCGCTGAAGGTGCTGGCGGCGAAGGGCCAGACGACACCTCAGCCGGTTGAGGTGGTGAGCAAGCTGCCGTTCGATTCCCTCTATAAATATATGGCGGTCAGTTGTGTTGCCAGCGGCGAATCTTATGTGCTGCTGACCGGTGCGCCAGATGTACTGCTGACGCTGTGTCAGCAGCAGCAAACACCGGAGGGCGCCGAGCCGATTGATCGCGCTTACTGGGATGCCGCCATCACCACTTACGCCAGCGAAGGGCTGCGCACCGTAGCCGCCGCCTGGAAGCGAACATCTGCACCCGTTACCGCGCTGGACCATGCCGATCTGAAAAGTGACATGGTGCTGCTGGGTCTTGCCTGCATGATGGATCCCCCACGCCCGGAAGCGATTGCCGCCATCGACGAGTGTCAGAAAGCGGGTATTCGCGTCAAAATGATCACCGGCGACCATCAGGAAACCGCGATGGCGATTGGTCAGATGCTGGGTATTGGCAACAGTCAGGCCGCCATCACCGGCTACCAGCTTGAACACATGAGCGATGCCGAACTGGCCGACGCCGCAAAAACCTATGACATCTTCGCCCGAACCAGCCCGGAACATAAACTGCGTCTGGTGAAAGCGCTGGAAGCGAGCGGTGAGATCGTCGGCATGACCGGCGACGGTGTGAATGACGCACCGGCGCTGAAACAGGCCAACGTCGGCATTGCGATGGGCATCAAAGGCACCGAGGTGACAAAAGAGGCGGCCGATATGATTCTGGCCGACGATAACTTCGCCACTATCGCTGCGGCGGTGAAAGAAGGACGTCGCGTTTACGACAACCTCAGGAAAACCATTCTGTTTATCATGCCAACAAACCTGGCGCAGGGCCTGCTGATTATTATCGCGATTCTGATGGGCAATCTGCTGCCGTTGACTCCGGTACAGATCCTGTGGATGAACATGGCGACGTCGGCCACGCTGTCGTTTGGTCTGGCGTTTGAACCTGCTGAAGCCAATGCGATGCGCCGGCCACCGCGTAATGTGAAAGCGCATGTAATGAATGCTTATGCTATCTGGCGCGTGGTGTTTGTCGGCCTGCTAATCTCCATCAGTGCCTTTGTGCTGGAGGCCTGGCTGCAACCGCGCGGCTACAGCGCTGAGTTTATCCGCACCGTCCTCCTGCAGATGCTGGTCACCGCGCAGTGGGCTTACATGCTTAACTGCCGTAATTCTGATGGCTTCTCACTGGATCGCGGTCTGCTGAAAAACCGCGGAATCTGGCTGGTGACGCTGGTACTGATTGTTCTTCAGGCGATCATTATCTATGTGCCATTAATGAATACGCTGTTTGGTACGCGCCCACTGCCAATTAACTACTGGCTGATTTCGCTAATTGTCAGCATCGCGATCTTCATTGTGGTTGAGATTGAGAAACGCCTCACCCGCGCATGGCGGGTGAAGACGGCGTCACTGAGTTAACTCTGACTCCGGGTCCTGCTGCGGATTGCTCGCCAGCAGGACCTTCTTAATCAGATAGGTCAGAGGAATAGCCAGTATCCCGCCCGTAATCCCCAGTAATGCCTGCCAGAAGAGAAACGCCAGCAGCTGTGTGGTGAGCGCCAGATTGAGTCGTTTACCAATCAGCAGAGGTTCAATCACCGAACTCAGGCAGAGGTTCAGCACCATAAAGAAGCCTGAGACCGCCAGCGCAACCTGTAAATCAAACATGATGTAGCTCTGGATCACTGGCGGAATTGCGGCCAGGAAAGAACCCAGCACCGGCACGTAGTTAAAAATAAACATTAACACGCCCCAGAAAAAGGCAAACTTCAGTCCGATCAGGTGTGCACCTAAACCCACGATGATCCCGCCAAGAATACTGGTCAATGTTTTCACCCTGGCATAAACAATAACGCTCTCAATTCCCTCCTGCAGCGCCAGATAAAAGGCCTGATTTTTTCCGCTGACCCGCTGCTGAAGCGCCGCTTTCAGCAGCGGCATCTCATAGAGCATGAACAGCAGCATCAGGAACACCATGATCCACCAGGAGATGACGCCGGGAATTTGCGTCAGAAATGCAGTGACGATGCGCACTATTGCCCCCGCATCCACAAAGGTCAGCAACTGGTCGGGCGTCATACCGATATCGAGCCGGGCAAAGGCCAGCGTCAGCTGTTCAAGCCGGGCCGCCAGCAGCACGGGCGCCTGGCGGCTGAGCTGCATCAAATCGGGGGTCAGCACGGTTAACTTGAGGATAGTGACCACCATGATCAACAGCATCAGCATAATCATCAGTAGTGACGAGACGATGCGCGGTATGCGTTTGTTTTCCAGCCGGGTAATCAGGGGATCAAGCATGATGGCCAGTAACATCGCCAGCAGAACCTGATTGATCAGCGGTGCTGCCAGATAAAGGCCGGTGAGAATAATGGTCAGACAGGCGAGGATAAACAGCACGCGTGCCAGTGGCGGCCAGAGGGTGAACCAGCTCATTCCCATGATTGGGCTCCTTCAGCAAAGATAAGCTGCAGTATAGATGAGGCTTAAGCTTCAGTGCCTTGCGTCAGGTCAGAGGGGGGAGGGGCTGGAGAAAGGTTATGAAATGCGTATCAGCGTCATAATGCATTGTTTAGCTGCTGGGAAAAAGATTTTCATTGCGGGACAAATCAGTCTATCTTAAAGGAAATGATCATTCTCTAATGGTGTTTGCGATGAACGATAACCGTTTTAAAGAGCGGGGACGACCGCGGGCGTTTGATACCGATGCGGCACTGGACAGCGCAATGCTGGTATTCCGGCAAAAGGGCTATCACGCCACCTCGATAGGCGATTTGGGCCAGGCAATGCAACTCACTACCGGCAGCATCTATAAAGCTTTTACCGACAAGCGCACGCTGTTTGCAAGCGTCTTTGCTCGCTATCTCTCAAAGCGTAACAGCAGTTTAGCCGCGCGGCTGGCGCAATGTGAAAATGGCCGTGAGAAACTGGCGGCGCTACTCAATTTTTATGTGGATTCAGTGCGCGATGTCGAAGGTGAGCGCGGCTGTCTGGTCGCTGTCAGCGCCGTGGAGCTGCAAACTCTGGATGAGGAACTTGCCGGAGCCGTCAGCGCGGCGCTAATACGCAACCAGCAGAATCTGCAGCAGATAATCAGCCTGGGTCAGCAGGATGGTTCGATCAATCCCGCACTGGACAGAGAGGCCACCGCTTCGTTAATGCTTTGCATCGTGCTGGGGATGCGGGTAGCCGGTAAAGTTGCTGCGACCCGGCCCGATGCAAGCATCATCCCCCTGGCGCTGAAATTACTCGACTAAATTTTTTATTCATTAAGGAAGTGATCGTTTCCTTATTTTCCGGAGGTTTTATGCACGTATATCCACTCTACCAGCACCACTTCATTAATATTGACGCGCAGCGGCTGCACTACCTCAGCGCAGGCAGTGAACACGCTGAGGCTGTGGTTTTGCTCGCGGGTTTCCCGCAAAGCAGTTATGCCTGGCGGGAGGTTATTCCCTTGCTTGCCAGCCGCTTTCACGTGATCGCACCCGACCTGCCAGGGCAGGGTGATTCTGACTTTCCAGCCAGTGGTTACGACACTGACAGCGTGGCAGAGCGCATACTGGCGCTGCTGGACCAGCTGGGTATCGAACGCTTTCATCTGGCCGGGCATGATATCGGGGCGTGGGTCGCCTGGTCACTGGCGGCAGGCCATCCCGAAAAGGTCAGGCGTCTCGCGCTGCTGGATGGCGGCATTCCCGGCATCACACTGCCTGACTTACTGCCAATGGTGGGTGATAGCGCCTGGAAAACCTGGCATTTTGGATTTCACTGTGTGGATGATTTACCGGAAGCGCTGATCACTGGCAGAGAGGCGATCTACCTGGACTGGTTTTTTAACCGTAAGTCAGCTAATCCACATCGCATCGATGCGGCAGCCCGTCGTGAATATCTGCGCGTTTTTCAGCAGCCCGGAGCCTTGCGGGCCGGACTGGCTTTTTACCGCGCTTTTGCACAGTCGGCAGAGCAGAATCGACAGCGCGCGTTAACAGGCAAACTGGCTTTACCGCTGCTGGCTGTCAGTGCCGACCAGGGATCGATACCCGATATGGCCACCCCGCTGCGCACCGTAGCGCATCAGGTAAGCAGTGAAACTGTTCTCAACTGCGGCCATTTTATTCCCGACGAACAACCCGAGAAATTAGCGGAAATACTGGCAGACTTCTTTGTTCCCTCTCCGGATAAAAGCGCAATATCACCTCAGTGACAGTAGGGAAAGTAATGTCGTGTGGCGGATTATTAATATTATTGCTGATCCGCTGTTATCTCATACAGGTTTCCAATAAATAACACTATCTTATTGATTTTTAAGCATGTAGAGCAGGCTGTTGCGCGTTGCTTTCTGTCGCGTGCTGTGAATAAATAAACGGTCATCAACGTCCGCCATCAGGATAAGATTAAAATAGCGGTCGGCAGCAAAGTGCCGATCGCATATTGCCGGGGCTGCTATGAATCAGGAAAAAGCACGACTGGCCGGGGAAATAAAAGCCAGAGTTAATGAACTTGAATCGCAGTTAGTGGCGATTCGACGTGATATCCATGCGCATCCGGAATTAGGCTTTGATACGCTGCGTACCGCCAGCCTGGTCACAGAGTATCTGCAGGCGCTGGGACTCAATCCCCGCACCGGCGTTGGTCGCAGCGGTGTTGTGGTGGATATCGACGGCGCAGAGCCGGGTAAGACGCTGCTGTTGCGCGCCGACATGGACGCGTTGCCAATCCATGAGCAGACCGGTTTACCGTTTGCCAGCCGCTATCCCGGAAAAATGCATGCCTGTGGGCATGATATTCACACCGCAACGATGCTGGGTGTGGCAACGATCCTGCCGCACTATCGTCAGCAGCTCAAAGGCCGGGTCCGGCTGATATTCCAGCCCGCGGAGGAGACGCCAGAAAGTGGCGCTGAGGCGATGATTGCGGACGGCGCGGCAGATGGCATCGACTGGGCCGTGACCCTGCATAACAAGCCTGAACTGGCTGCGGGGGACGTCGCCCTGACGCGCGGGGCCAGCACCGCCTCCAGTGATGAATTCGACGTTACGGTACATGGCGTATCGACCCACGCGGCACGTCCTCACATGGGCACCGATCCGATTATCGCGACCGTGCATCTCATCAGCCAGCTACAGACCCTCATCTCACGTGAACGCGATCCCGCTTACTCCGCCGTACTAACCATCGGGCACATTCAGGGTGGTACCACCCACAATATCATTCCCGATAGCTGCCTGTTTCAGGGCACCATCCGGACTAAGTCGCCGGAAGTACGCGCTGCTATGGAAGCCTCGTTTAAACGGATGTGCGAAGGGGTGGCGCTGGCGCAAAACGTACGGGTGGAGGTTAACTTCCAGCGCGGCGTGCCGCCTCTGATGAATGACGATCGTTTGATCGATTCACTGGAACAGATTCTGTCGCATCAGTTTGATAAGCCCATCATTGCGCAGCCCAGCGCCAGCTTTGGTGCCGAAGATTTTTCACTGTTCACGGAACGGGTACCGGGCTGCCAGATTCATATTGGATCGGCCACGCCGGGCCGTGACGATCACCTGCATAACTCCGACTATCAGCCGGACGAACGCAGCATTACCGCCGGGACGCAGGCGCTGACCCGCCTTGCAATTGATTTACTCTCTTAATAATAAATAAATGAGGTTTATATGATGATGCGTAACCGCCTGTTCACGGCTTCTCTGACCGTCGCGCTGCTCGCCACTTCCGCGTTCAGCCAGGCGAAAGATTTCGGCACCCTGAAGTTTGCGACTGAAGCGGCTTATCCTCCGTTCAACCAGACCACACCGAGCGGCAAAATCGTCGGCTATGAGCCGGATATGGTGGCGGAACTGGCTAAACGTGCTGGCTTTAAATATGAAATCATCGCCCAGAAATGGTCGGGCATGATCCCAGGTCTTATCGACGGTAAATATGATGCGGTGATCGATGCGGTGACCGTAACGCCAAAACGTGCTGAAGCGATCGATTTTACCCATCAGTACACCGTCAGCGTCTCCAGCTTTGTGACTGCGAAAAAAAGCCCGCTGGCCACGCTGCCAGGCAGCGGCACGATTGTGACGGCGAATGATGACGCCGGCATGAAAAAAGCAATCGACGATCTGAAAACCACGTTCAAAGGCAAAACCATTGCGGTGCAGGTCGCCACCATTCAGGCGGATTTCCTTCAAAAATACCTGGGCGATGTTGCCACTATCCGCACCTATCAGGCGGGTCCTGAAACCTTCGCCGACCTGATGAATGGCCGGGTGGATGCCGTCATGGCGTCTCGTACCAACCTCAACGCCTTTGTGAAAAAACATGCTGAGTCGATCAGCAGCAGCGGCTATGGCTTCTCCGGTGGCGTGCTGGGCGCAGGCTCGGCGATTGGTCTGCGTAAAGGCAACAGTGAGCTGCAGCAGGTGCTGAATCAGGCGCTGGACGCCATGATCAAAGATGGGACGCTGAGCAAACTGTCGATCAAATGGTTTGGCGAAGATGTCGCGCCGAAAGCGTAACCGCTGATGCTGATGAATATTGACTGGCAGATACTGGGCTTCGGGGATGAGGGCTGGGGTGGCGTGCTGCTTAATGCCGCCGCCGTTACCGTCAGCGTATCGATATGCGCCTGGCTGCTGGGTGCGTTGCTGGGCAGCGTGCTCTGCTGGATACAGATTGCCGGTTCGCGCTGGCAGCAGCGACTGGCGGCAGGCTATATCACACTGTTTCGCGGCGTGCCGGAACTGCTGGTGATCTACCTCTTCTACTTCGGTGGACGACAGGTGGTCTCCACCGTGGGCACCGCGCTGGGCTTCCAGGGACCGTTCGATGTGAACGGCTTTGTGGCGGGCGCGATTGCCATCGGGCTGATCTCTGGTGCCTATCAGAGCGGGGTATTCCGTGGCGCCTTCTACGCCATTCCCGGCGGAACGCTGGAAGCGGCGACCGTGACCGGCATGGGGCGGCTGATGATGTTTCGCCGCATTATCGTGCCGCAGGCGTTACGCACTGCGCTGCCCGGCATGGGCAACCAGTGGCAATCGGTGATCAAAGAGTCGGCGCTGGTCTCGGTCACCGGACTGGTGGAAACGATGAACCAGGTCTCCACCGCAGCCAACTCCACCCAGATGTCCTTTTTCTTCTACAGCGTGGGTGCGGTGATCTACCTGATTATCACCACCTGTTCCGATATGGTTTTCCGCTACGTGGAAAAGTTTGCGATGCGCGGTCAACAGCGCGTGAAGGGATAAGGAGTCCACGTGGATATCATGTTTTTACAGCAGACGCTGCTGGCGCTGCTGAAAGGATTGCCGCTGACCATCAACCTGGCGCTGCTCTCACTGTCTGGCGGCGGCGTGCTGGCGCTGCTGCTTAACCTGCTGCGCATGACGCGTGTCGGCAGCGTTTTCTGTCGCTTCTACGTCTGGCTGTTTCGTGGTACGCCGCTGCTGATACAGATCTTTATGGTCTATTACGGTCTTGGCAGTTTACCGGCGGTGCGGGAAAGCCTGTTCTGGCCGCTGCTGCGCGATCCCTACTGGTGCGGCTTGCTGGCGCTGATTCTGAATGATGCCGCCTACACCTCGGAGATCCTGCGCGGCGGGCTGCGTGCCGTCAGTCAGCAGTCGCTGGAGGCCGCTAAAGTCTCGGGCATGTCGTCGTATAAAATCTTTACTCGCATCACTTTACCGATTGCGATTCGGCAGGCATTGCCGGCTTACAGCAATGAGATCATCTCGATGATCAAAGCGACGTCGCTGGTCAGCACTATCAGCCTGATGGAGATGACTGGCATTGCCGACTCGATAGTCTCTTCCACTTTCCGGGCGCTGGAGGTGTTCCTGAGCGCAGCGGTGATCTATCTGATACTCACCATGCTGGTCAGCAAAGGCGTATCGATGCTGGAACGACGCTTATCACCTTACTATTTTGGAGCACGCTCATGACCGCACCCACCATCATGCTGAGTCATCTCAGAAAGAGTTATGCGGGACACGAAGTGCTGCACGACATCAGCCTGACTGCGCAGGATGGCGATGTGATTTCGCTGATCGGTGCCAGCGGCTCAGGCAAAAGTACGCTGCTACGCTGCATTCCGTTTCTTGAAGTGCCACAGGCAGGCGAAATTGCGGTCGGCGAGGTGAACGTCACGCTGGATAACGCCGACGAAAAACTGAGCCGCGAGCAGCGCCGTCGCATCAAGCTGATGCGAATGCAGCTCGGCTTTGTATTTCAGAGCTTCAACCTGTGGCCGCATAAAACGGTGATGCAGAACATCATTGAAGCACCGGTTCATGTGCAGAAGCGCAGCCATAAAGAGGCAATTGAAGAAGCAGAAGCGCTGCTCCATAAAGTGGGACTCTATGCAAAACGCGACGCCTGGCCGTCGCAGCTTTCCGGCGGACAGCAGCAGCGCGTGGCGATTGCCCGGGCGCTGGCGCAGCAGCCGAAAGCGATCCTGTTTGATGAGCCGACCTCTGCGCTGGATCCGGAGCTGGTGGGTGAAGTACTGCGGGTGATCCGCAGTCTGGCAGAAGAAGGGCGCACCATGATTATCGTGACTCATGAAATGGGCTTTGCGCGTGACGTATCGAACAAAGCGGTGTTTCTGCATCAGGGGATGATTGAGGAGTCGGGCTCACCGGAACAGGTGTTCCTCGATCCGATCTCGCCGCGCTGTCGTTCCTTTGTGAACAGCCACTTTGAGCGCAATGCAGGCTAAAGCAACCGGGATGATGCAATCTGGCTTCAGCACTGATGGCTATTGTTTGAAGCCATGTTCAGGATTAATCACTCTGGCGCAGGCCGCCCGTCAGCTGGATAAACACCTCGATCATCTTCGGCAGTGCCTTTTCCGGGTCACGGCTGGAGCCGACCCAGAGTGCGGCATTCAGCGCTGCGCTGTTCAGCAGATGCGCGGCGGCATCGGCGTCTACCGGCTTGATCGTTCCGCTTTCGATCAGCTTCACAATCGTTTCGCGCGTGGCTGCCAGACAGCTGTTCTGGCTGGGCCAATGCGCGGGATCGCCCAGAAACGCCGGGCCATCGCGCAGCACAATACGCTGCACTTCGGCCTCCATGGCTAACTGAATATAGGCAATGCCTTCTGCCACCAGCTTCTCCCACTCATCTGCCACGCCAGATGCGGCTGCTTTAGCCCGCTGCGCCATCTCACCATCAACCTGTGCCACGACCGCTGCCAGCAGCCCTTTTTTATCGCCGAAATTATGGTAAAGCGCACCACGGGTCAGGCCAACGCTGGACGTCAGTTCATCCATTGATGCTGCCGCAAACCCTTTTTCAGCAAATGCGGTGCGCGCCGCTGCAATCAGCTTTGCACGGTTCTCTTCCATTGTTTCAGCGCGACGTTTAGCGGCCATGAGATCTCCTTTCACATACGGCTCGTATATCATTTGACATACGCAGCGTATGTGTGATTAATATGACATACGCCGCGTATATTAAATCATTCCTGTGTACGCCGCATCCTGCTTTGCCGACTGGCGTTATGAAAGGAACCACTATGATTACGCGCGAAACTGTTTTTCCCGCTGACCGCCATGCCCTTTATCAGCAGCATGGTTATTCTGCTGCCATCCGATCAGGCGATCTGCTGTTTGTCTCCGGTCAGGTGGGCAGCCGTGCTGACGGCACGCCCGAACCCGATTTTCCTGCTCAGGTTGAACGGGCGTTTGAAAATCTGGCGGCAACACTCGCTGCAGCAGGCTGCACTTTTGACGACCTGGTCGATGTCACCACGTTCCACACTGATCCGGAGAACCAGTTTGAAACCATCATGCAGGTGAAGCAGTCCATTTTTCCGCAACCGCCTTACCCTAACTGGACCGCGGTGGGGGTCACCTGGCTGGCGGGATTTGATTTTGAAATCAAGGTGATTGCCCGCATTCCGGCACAACAAAAATAATCCGGTGATGCCGCAAGAAAATAATTAAAATTTTTTGCATCCGTTTTCTTCACTCATTCGTATTAACAGATGAGGGCACATCGGCCCTGTCTGCAAACTCAATGAGGGAAGTGAAAATGAAACCATTCCTGCCAACTCTGCTTTTTTCTGCATTAGTTTTCAGCGGTGCAACCTATTCCGCATCCATGGACAGCGATACGGTCATGGTTGGTGGCGCTGCCATGTACCCGTCAAAAAATATTGTTGAGAATGCTGTTAACTCGAAAGATCACACCACGCTGGTCGCGGCGGTTAAGGCCGCCGGTCTGGGTCCTACACTTGAAGGGAAGGGGCCATTTACCGTTTTCGCGCCGACCAATGCCGCCTTTGCAAAATTGCCGCAGGGCACCGTCGACTCTCTGCTTAAGCCAGAGAGCAAACAGAAGCTCACCAGCGTTCTGACCTATCACGTGGTCGCAGGAAAACGGGACATGAAAGCACTGGAGAAAAAAATCAAAGCGGGTGGAGGCAAAGCGGAGCTGAAAACGGTAAATGGCGCATCCCTGCGGGTGATGGCAAACGGCCCGCACAACATTCAGCTTAAAGATGCTCAGGGCAATGTCGCTAACATTACCACTTATGATGTGAATCAGAGTAACGGCGTCATCGACGTTATCGATACCGTGCTGATGCCGTAAAGCGTTACTTATACTGTGTAGCCACTGATACTGTGGCTACATCTTTAACAGGGAAGCCGATGACAAAAACTGTGCCTCAAATTCAGGCTGACTTAATGAACCAGATTGCCTGCGGCGATAAATCTGCGCTGGCGCAGCTCTATCATGTCCTCTCTCCCCGGCTTTACGGCATTATTCTGCGTATGGTCAGACGGCGCGACTGGGCAGAAGAGATCCTTCACGACACCTTTATTCAAATCTGGCAGTCGGCAAACGACTACGACCACAAGCGCAGTCAACCGCTGATCTGGCTCAGTCACATAGCAAGAAACAGAGCGATCGATTTTCTGCGCAAACACGAGAACAGATGCTGTTCGATTGAGGAAATTAGCGAAGCTGAAGCGGGTTTTCAGCGTTCACATCTATCTGACGAAAGTCCTGCTGAAGCGCGCCGCCTTCAGCACTGTATGGCGCAGTTACCGTCAGAACAGCGACAAAGCCTTTTGCTCGCCTATTATCGTGGCCTGTCACAGAGTGAGATCGCACTTTCCATGAGACAGCCCGAAGGCACGGTAAAAAGCTGGATACGTCGCGCGTTAACCCATATTCGGGGGTTTTGGCCTGGAACTGGGACTTATGATACTTCCTGGCGCAATATGTAAACGTGCAAGTTTATAAACTACCAGTGCAGGAATAAACATCCTGCACACACTGGCGTGAGCAGGAAAATTGATCATATGTTCTTTATTGCGCTTCTTTTGCAGAAAGCGATTAATAAAGTCGCGCCATCATGCATGTCATCAATCACCACTTCAGTAATAAATGCC
This window contains:
- a CDS encoding ABC transporter ATP-binding protein: MTAPTIMLSHLRKSYAGHEVLHDISLTAQDGDVISLIGASGSGKSTLLRCIPFLEVPQAGEIAVGEVNVTLDNADEKLSREQRRRIKLMRMQLGFVFQSFNLWPHKTVMQNIIEAPVHVQKRSHKEAIEEAEALLHKVGLYAKRDAWPSQLSGGQQQRVAIARALAQQPKAILFDEPTSALDPELVGEVLRVIRSLAEEGRTMIIVTHEMGFARDVSNKAVFLHQGMIEESGSPEQVFLDPISPRCRSFVNSHFERNAG
- a CDS encoding TetR/AcrR family transcriptional regulator — its product is MAAKRRAETMEENRAKLIAAARTAFAEKGFAAASMDELTSSVGLTRGALYHNFGDKKGLLAAVVAQVDGEMAQRAKAAASGVADEWEKLVAEGIAYIQLAMEAEVQRIVLRDGPAFLGDPAHWPSQNSCLAATRETIVKLIESGTIKPVDADAAAHLLNSAALNAALWVGSSRDPEKALPKMIEVFIQLTGGLRQSD
- a CDS encoding RidA family protein translates to MITRETVFPADRHALYQQHGYSAAIRSGDLLFVSGQVGSRADGTPEPDFPAQVERAFENLAATLAAAGCTFDDLVDVTTFHTDPENQFETIMQVKQSIFPQPPYPNWTAVGVTWLAGFDFEIKVIARIPAQQK
- a CDS encoding fasciclin domain-containing protein, which gives rise to MKPFLPTLLFSALVFSGATYSASMDSDTVMVGGAAMYPSKNIVENAVNSKDHTTLVAAVKAAGLGPTLEGKGPFTVFAPTNAAFAKLPQGTVDSLLKPESKQKLTSVLTYHVVAGKRDMKALEKKIKAGGGKAELKTVNGASLRVMANGPHNIQLKDAQGNVANITTYDVNQSNGVIDVIDTVLMP
- a CDS encoding RNA polymerase sigma factor; the encoded protein is MTKTVPQIQADLMNQIACGDKSALAQLYHVLSPRLYGIILRMVRRRDWAEEILHDTFIQIWQSANDYDHKRSQPLIWLSHIARNRAIDFLRKHENRCCSIEEISEAEAGFQRSHLSDESPAEARRLQHCMAQLPSEQRQSLLLAYYRGLSQSEIALSMRQPEGTVKSWIRRALTHIRGFWPGTGTYDTSWRNM